From the genome of Chengkuizengella sediminis, one region includes:
- a CDS encoding aldo/keto reductase, whose protein sequence is MNYRKLGKTGLDVSEVGYGAWGISNFMWIGANDDDSLKALHKSIDLGLNFIDTALGYGEGHSERLIGQVVRERSETVYVASKIPPKNMMWPSRGSAEEAFPSEHIIECTEQSLKNLGLETLDVQQFHVWSDEWVNQGDWLEGVRKLKEQGKIKNFGVSINDHQPENAIKLIESGLVDTIQVIFNVFEQKPLEKLFPACEKHNVGVIVRVPLDEGGLTGKITPESTFAEDDFRNNYFQGDRKRQVFEKVQNMAADLNVTIEDIPQIALRFILSQSAVSTMIPGMRSLRNVEKNCVLSELGPLSSEQLNILKKYKWDKNFWAS, encoded by the coding sequence ATGAATTATAGGAAGTTGGGTAAAACGGGACTAGATGTTTCTGAAGTAGGTTACGGAGCTTGGGGAATTAGTAATTTTATGTGGATTGGTGCAAATGATGATGACTCTCTAAAGGCATTACATAAGTCCATTGATTTAGGTTTAAACTTCATTGATACGGCATTAGGATATGGGGAAGGGCATAGTGAAAGACTAATTGGTCAAGTGGTTAGGGAAAGATCTGAGACTGTTTATGTTGCTTCTAAGATACCACCTAAAAATATGATGTGGCCATCAAGGGGAAGTGCAGAGGAAGCTTTTCCAAGTGAACACATTATCGAATGTACGGAACAAAGTTTGAAAAATTTAGGATTGGAAACGTTAGATGTTCAACAATTCCATGTATGGTCAGATGAGTGGGTGAATCAAGGGGACTGGTTGGAAGGTGTTCGTAAGCTAAAAGAACAAGGAAAGATTAAAAATTTTGGTGTATCTATCAATGACCATCAACCAGAAAATGCAATTAAGTTAATTGAGTCTGGATTAGTGGATACGATTCAAGTTATATTTAACGTTTTTGAGCAAAAACCTTTAGAGAAACTATTCCCTGCTTGTGAAAAACACAATGTTGGCGTTATTGTTCGTGTACCGCTCGACGAAGGGGGTTTAACAGGAAAAATTACACCTGAGTCTACTTTTGCAGAAGATGACTTTAGAAATAACTACTTCCAAGGAGACCGTAAACGTCAAGTATTTGAAAAAGTTCAAAACATGGCTGCAGATTTAAATGTAACGATTGAGGATATTCCTCAAATTGCGTTGCGATTTATTTTAAGTCAATCTGCCGTATCTACAATGATTCCTGGTATGCGATCGTTAAGAAATGTAGAGAAAAATTGTGTACTC
- a CDS encoding SAM-dependent methyltransferase, translating into MSIQNKVTSIEIEGTKQIIITIKPEFSAIGLQEFKSADPEGKLIKWLDQGIGLIQLSIGFNRLIEHFRFQKPIYIQHISPIHTEVELTQTEEDLQVILKHVNQISSLLDKNKSFSVQTRFIDPSMERPYKRFEVNKVVSTTVQEMGYTLHIQKPEQIISIAFYESQVYIGISTAEANLSDWSGGQHRFAQEEGQISRAEFKLLEAMDVFDIQLPENCVALDLGAAPGGWTRILLQYNAMVYAVDPANLDRSLKNHKKVKHFKETAQVFFTRIESTKFDVVVNDMKMDTIESVELMGEAKKLLKSNSLMILTLKLPKKNMKKRVDQAIFTLEKWFEIRGVKQLFHNRSEVTVYMKNKS; encoded by the coding sequence ATGAGCATACAAAATAAGGTTACAAGCATAGAAATAGAAGGTACAAAACAAATAATCATTACAATTAAACCTGAATTTAGTGCTATTGGATTACAGGAGTTTAAATCAGCAGACCCTGAGGGAAAACTTATCAAATGGTTGGATCAAGGAATAGGGCTTATTCAATTGAGTATAGGTTTTAACAGGTTGATAGAACACTTTCGTTTTCAAAAGCCGATTTATATTCAACATATTTCTCCAATACATACTGAGGTAGAGTTAACACAAACAGAAGAGGATTTACAAGTTATACTTAAACATGTGAATCAAATATCCTCTCTATTGGATAAAAATAAAAGCTTTTCTGTTCAAACACGTTTTATTGATCCTTCAATGGAACGACCTTATAAAAGGTTTGAAGTGAACAAAGTCGTTTCGACAACGGTTCAAGAAATGGGTTATACATTACATATTCAAAAACCTGAGCAGATCATTTCCATCGCATTTTATGAATCACAAGTTTATATAGGAATTTCAACAGCTGAAGCAAATTTAAGTGATTGGTCAGGAGGACAACATCGTTTTGCACAAGAAGAAGGCCAAATATCTAGAGCTGAATTTAAGTTGCTTGAAGCGATGGATGTATTTGATATTCAACTCCCTGAGAATTGTGTAGCACTTGATTTGGGAGCGGCACCAGGGGGATGGACACGGATATTATTGCAGTATAATGCTATGGTATATGCTGTAGATCCAGCTAATCTTGATCGATCTCTGAAAAATCATAAGAAAGTAAAACATTTTAAAGAAACGGCGCAAGTCTTTTTCACTCGCATTGAAAGCACTAAGTTTGATGTAGTCGTAAATGACATGAAAATGGACACCATAGAGTCTGTAGAATTAATGGGAGAAGCCAAAAAACTATTAAAATCAAATAGCTTGATGATTTTGACACTAAAATTGCCAAAAAAAAATATGAAAAAAAGGGTGGATCAAGCTATATTTACGTTAGAAAAATGGTTTGAAATTCGAGGTGTAAAACAATTATTTCATAATCGTTCTGAAGTTACTGTATATATGAAAAATAAATCATAA
- a CDS encoding LCP family protein encodes MVKKSLLIGVSIFLVVFISILYRVNTSLNDTEIAVPEFNEIIEPTNESTITTTTSNKEEEKEKPEDFYALLIGIDFRIDPFTLNTDSIIVAHIIPQNKSVKLVSIPRDTRVKFDGQLLKLTSYRDYNPEYVKINSTFSDGYQHTYINSQKDPSILSGERITVNHVKLPEEYISSGMVVLRDEVESLLDIEIDYSFLVNFQTVVSLVDAVGGINIYVDREMQYDDSVDNTSIHLSQGQQVLNGQNALNFARFRQDNRGEAFYSSDFDRNRRQQEVIQATLDKIASWENINQVFELLDIVTENFKTDMNKTKMLMLVKDFYGISSDSISTVPFDGSWQSPYVVINDEALDKLQNDFKSIETMSENSDLASQ; translated from the coding sequence ATGGTAAAAAAGAGTCTACTCATAGGTGTTAGTATTTTTTTAGTTGTTTTTATAAGTATTTTGTATAGGGTGAATACAAGTTTAAATGATACTGAAATTGCTGTTCCAGAATTTAATGAAATTATTGAACCAACAAATGAGTCCACAATTACAACAACTACGTCAAATAAAGAAGAAGAAAAAGAAAAACCAGAGGATTTCTATGCACTTCTAATAGGAATTGATTTTCGTATAGATCCCTTTACGTTAAATACAGATTCCATTATTGTTGCCCATATTATTCCACAAAATAAATCAGTGAAACTGGTTTCAATACCAAGAGATACAAGAGTTAAATTTGATGGTCAACTTTTAAAACTTACTTCATATAGAGATTACAACCCTGAGTATGTTAAAATTAATTCCACTTTTAGCGATGGATACCAACATACTTATATTAATAGTCAAAAAGACCCATCCATTTTATCTGGAGAAAGAATTACTGTGAATCATGTCAAACTTCCAGAGGAATACATAAGTTCAGGAATGGTTGTGTTAAGAGATGAAGTGGAGTCTTTACTAGACATTGAAATTGATTATTCATTTTTGGTTAATTTCCAAACGGTTGTTTCTTTAGTAGATGCAGTAGGCGGGATAAATATTTATGTAGATCGTGAAATGCAATATGACGACTCCGTAGATAATACAAGTATTCATCTAAGTCAAGGACAACAAGTATTAAATGGTCAAAATGCACTTAACTTTGCAAGATTTCGTCAAGATAATCGGGGGGAAGCTTTTTATTCCAGCGATTTTGATCGGAACAGAAGACAACAGGAAGTCATTCAAGCAACGTTAGATAAAATAGCAAGCTGGGAAAATATCAATCAAGTTTTTGAGTTATTAGATATTGTTACAGAAAATTTTAAAACAGATATGAATAAAACAAAAATGTTAATGCTTGTAAAGGATTTTTATGGTATATCAAGTGACTCCATTAGCACAGTACCATTTGATGGAAGTTGGCAAAGTCCATATGTTGTTATTAACGATGAGGCATTAGATAAGCTTCAAAATGATTTTAAATCAATAGAAACAATGAGTGAAAATTCAGATTTAGCTTCACAATAA
- a CDS encoding HBL/NHE enterotoxin family protein, with translation MLRKFTSVLLVALLLFNMVFTATTFAESGEAGVSIDPKQMQDNVNVLSNMMQQLEEYAISVLQEGSIDDPLGSGSEFSNHQQAAKEHAETWLYDINNQMFEVVSDIVDYSNDFDIMYNQAKGLIDQLPDDVNASQELITLLSDLKGEISEKLVTVDQVQPKLTDFNNTLSADVSLFQDDYNEAESQISHEQNQIVLLQNDIDDLNAKMEEQTPVTICNYFGCTVTWVDKYDNNQLQQEISDDEAKINDANVKIKLLRNFQSQVQNLIDNISTVANTLTLINIRDAWEALDYNFELLINVLNKTDVEDQPILLRPQMDQANSRWQDIEQIALALQDSIIYNDPLNILAFQSLDQFKTNESLITASNESLHGQQVWKVETSEGKYQDENVYYNIIENPKKLAYTFSIWLKADDEHTVTLGLRNNEQTEGGQQSFTVTTEWKKYEVTAPFELDSDHLVVYLYPTGYDVENQGYVYASGVSLTKKKQLLDSPNDFTKGYLSYWYKDTIVEKTKELSPVMTYPDTSVNKITPTGLNNKIYQETEIDPVGKTYKFGIWLKADQPHTSTIKVQNADYSESKSISINVTKDWQYFEVSKEFTNHSDKVTVLLWPGGYNYTTDSVYAWGASLVGE, from the coding sequence GTGTTAAGAAAATTTACTAGTGTATTATTGGTTGCTTTGTTACTTTTTAATATGGTGTTTACAGCGACTACATTTGCAGAATCTGGGGAAGCTGGTGTTTCAATAGATCCTAAACAAATGCAAGATAACGTCAATGTTCTTTCTAATATGATGCAACAATTAGAAGAATATGCGATATCCGTATTACAAGAAGGATCTATTGATGACCCATTAGGTTCAGGATCTGAATTTTCCAACCATCAACAAGCAGCGAAAGAACATGCTGAGACTTGGTTATATGATATTAACAATCAAATGTTTGAAGTAGTTAGTGATATTGTTGATTACAGCAATGATTTTGATATCATGTATAATCAGGCAAAAGGACTCATTGATCAGTTGCCTGATGATGTTAATGCTAGTCAAGAGTTAATCACACTACTATCTGATTTAAAAGGAGAAATTTCAGAGAAACTGGTAACTGTTGATCAGGTACAACCAAAATTAACAGATTTCAACAATACATTATCAGCAGATGTTTCCCTTTTTCAAGATGATTATAATGAAGCAGAATCACAAATCAGTCACGAACAAAATCAAATTGTTTTGCTGCAGAACGATATTGATGATTTAAATGCTAAAATGGAAGAACAAACTCCTGTTACAATTTGTAACTACTTTGGTTGTACTGTAACTTGGGTAGATAAATATGATAATAATCAATTGCAACAAGAGATATCAGATGATGAGGCAAAAATAAATGATGCAAATGTGAAAATAAAGTTATTGCGTAACTTTCAAAGCCAAGTGCAAAACTTAATAGACAATATCAGTACTGTTGCGAATACTCTGACACTAATAAACATTAGAGATGCATGGGAAGCCCTTGATTATAACTTTGAACTTCTTATCAATGTATTAAATAAAACTGATGTCGAAGATCAACCTATTTTATTAAGGCCACAAATGGATCAAGCGAATTCAAGGTGGCAGGATATAGAACAAATAGCCCTTGCTCTTCAGGATAGTATAATTTACAATGATCCATTAAATATATTAGCTTTTCAATCATTAGATCAGTTTAAAACAAATGAATCCTTGATTACAGCCTCGAATGAATCATTGCATGGACAACAGGTTTGGAAAGTTGAAACCTCAGAGGGTAAATATCAAGATGAAAATGTATATTACAATATAATTGAAAATCCAAAAAAGCTAGCATATACATTTAGTATATGGCTAAAAGCAGATGATGAACATACAGTAACACTGGGATTAAGAAACAATGAACAAACAGAAGGAGGACAGCAAAGTTTTACAGTCACAACGGAATGGAAAAAATATGAAGTCACAGCTCCTTTTGAGTTAGATAGTGATCATCTAGTCGTATATCTCTATCCAACAGGTTATGATGTTGAAAATCAAGGATATGTATATGCATCTGGAGTATCATTGACAAAGAAAAAACAATTGCTCGATTCACCAAATGATTTTACAAAAGGTTATTTGAGTTATTGGTATAAAGACACGATAGTAGAAAAAACGAAAGAACTTTCACCTGTTATGACATATCCAGATACTTCAGTCAATAAAATCACGCCTACTGGTTTAAATAATAAAATCTATCAAGAGACTGAAATTGACCCCGTAGGAAAAACATATAAGTTTGGAATTTGGTTAAAAGCGGATCAGCCGCACACATCAACGATAAAAGTACAAAATGCCGACTACAGTGAATCAAAAAGCATTTCAATTAATGTAACAAAAGATTGGCAATATTTTGAGGTATCAAAAGAATTTACGAACCACAGTGATAAAGTAACGGTACTTTTATGGCCAGGTGGTTATAATTACACTACTGATTCAGTATACGCTTGGGGTGCAAGTTTAGTAGGAGAGTAA
- a CDS encoding HBL/NHE enterotoxin family protein, which translates to MKITKKTITATVLALSIAGSSIPYNVFAEEVVPVEETGEQDSALVDATSQFQNRAQQLIADKLALDIYANTILSQGTIQQVQFTDSTGTLITVPIDVHQATAKEHATYWRDDLEPQLIDLNLDIRSYASDFQTYSDLAIDYLDGVYSDDGTPDIDDFKLVMDAIQSDINEKITNVDHTIEQLTSFSSDLTSDSTDLKDDKSILDEFLGANGEDGYAIEQLNQDIENYERQLDSLRDEQLTATLAVAGTGTALLIGGALVLAVAPEASPWIIGGMVAGGVLTATAGTATASIVYGDQINNVRQQYNAAMDELTDLQKQAAGFKIAEQQVTLMVEKIDSAIAALNDVKSTWVTLDYELGDLVNSVNKADDNVDRLVLLAKADLNNANDKWGEVYRQTDLLAAFGNAQTISDFDEYQFDEPTNLTASIAGGDVTLSWDKPTFASEINGNQITYVILLDGQVIESDVTNTSIVLSGIDAPSGEHTYKVRAFDGVVYSDTATINITN; encoded by the coding sequence ATGAAAATCACAAAAAAAACCATTACTGCCACTGTATTAGCATTATCCATCGCAGGGAGTTCCATACCATATAATGTGTTTGCGGAAGAAGTGGTTCCTGTTGAGGAAACTGGGGAACAAGACTCTGCATTAGTAGATGCTACCTCCCAATTCCAAAATAGAGCGCAACAGTTAATAGCCGACAAGCTTGCACTTGATATTTATGCAAATACAATATTATCACAAGGAACCATTCAACAAGTTCAATTTACGGATAGTACTGGAACACTAATTACAGTACCAATTGATGTACATCAGGCAACAGCGAAAGAGCATGCAACGTATTGGAGGGATGATCTTGAACCCCAATTAATCGATTTAAACTTGGATATAAGATCTTATGCATCCGATTTTCAAACCTATTCAGATTTAGCTATTGATTATTTAGATGGGGTGTACTCTGACGATGGGACACCTGATATTGATGATTTCAAACTTGTAATGGATGCGATTCAGTCAGATATAAATGAAAAAATAACAAATGTTGATCATACAATTGAGCAATTGACATCATTTAGTAGTGATCTCACAAGTGACTCCACGGATTTAAAAGATGATAAATCAATCCTTGATGAATTTTTAGGAGCAAATGGAGAAGATGGTTACGCAATTGAGCAGTTGAATCAAGATATTGAAAATTATGAAAGACAGCTAGACTCCCTTAGAGATGAACAATTGACTGCGACGCTGGCTGTAGCTGGAACAGGGACTGCACTACTAATTGGAGGTGCATTAGTATTAGCAGTTGCACCTGAAGCATCTCCATGGATCATAGGAGGAATGGTTGCTGGAGGAGTGTTGACAGCGACAGCAGGTACAGCAACAGCATCCATTGTATACGGGGATCAAATAAACAACGTTAGACAACAGTATAACGCTGCAATGGATGAGTTGACTGATTTGCAAAAACAAGCCGCTGGTTTTAAAATCGCCGAACAACAAGTAACTTTAATGGTAGAAAAAATTGATAGTGCTATAGCTGCGCTTAATGATGTTAAATCAACATGGGTTACGTTAGATTATGAACTCGGTGATTTAGTTAACTCCGTTAATAAAGCCGATGATAATGTAGATAGATTGGTATTATTAGCTAAAGCAGATCTTAATAATGCAAATGATAAATGGGGAGAGGTTTATAGACAAACTGATTTACTAGCTGCATTCGGAAACGCTCAAACGATTAGTGATTTTGACGAATATCAGTTTGATGAACCGACAAATTTAACAGCTAGTATAGCTGGTGGTGATGTTACTTTAAGCTGGGATAAACCTACTTTTGCTTCTGAGATCAATGGAAATCAAATAACATATGTTATTTTACTTGATGGTCAGGTGATAGAGAGCGATGTAACCAATACAAGTATTGTATTATCAGGTATTGACGCTCCATCTGGTGAACACACGTATAAAGTACGGGCATTCGATGGTGTAGTATATTCAGATACAGCTACTATAAATATAACAAATTAA
- a CDS encoding HBL/NHE enterotoxin family protein, producing the protein MKITTKTFTASALAFTLATGAFLPNYSFAAETATVAEVNTNDVILAPVNMQQAIKSIATSKLIMDAYKTSISTQESVRLDILPDLPSYQQIAREHASDYVNNLSSLLIERNLDVSAFATDFINYYDVLMDTLDRVDAGDDQASQDFLSLLNIIQREIQQYRDDTNDTMYSFQTYKDDLQDDHFNFQYAATTTLNNLELEDERIEIIIDQLNDLGAEIKEENSVLTAEYIEAGVVGLELSTIALEIAAEGVGSLLGPVGVSIAIGTIIYGAVTGNIALDEKQERIRELNEEYENIWLGLQGTEIQAAVLNDIQMQLNNFYDANDGIITSTRDLYEEWDSAYEGIQNLKDQFDESNISTDEIRNLLLDAKESWKNSRAQADYINSQLNLQTSVETLDLDSK; encoded by the coding sequence ATGAAAATTACAACAAAAACATTCACGGCTTCAGCTTTAGCTTTTACACTTGCGACAGGTGCTTTCTTGCCGAATTATTCATTTGCAGCTGAAACAGCAACAGTTGCTGAAGTAAATACAAATGACGTTATACTTGCACCTGTAAATATGCAACAAGCAATAAAAAGTATTGCAACTAGTAAATTGATTATGGATGCATATAAAACATCTATATCAACTCAAGAATCGGTCCGATTGGACATTCTTCCTGATCTGCCTAGCTATCAACAAATAGCCAGAGAACATGCTAGTGATTATGTTAATAATCTAAGTAGCTTATTAATTGAAAGAAATCTTGATGTTAGTGCTTTTGCTACTGATTTTATTAATTATTATGATGTACTGATGGATACGTTAGATAGAGTGGATGCCGGGGACGATCAAGCAAGTCAAGATTTTCTGTCATTATTAAATATTATACAAAGAGAGATTCAACAATATCGAGATGATACTAACGATACGATGTATTCATTTCAGACATACAAAGATGATTTGCAGGATGACCATTTTAATTTCCAATATGCTGCTACAACAACGCTAAATAATTTGGAATTAGAGGATGAGAGGATCGAAATCATAATAGATCAGCTTAATGATTTAGGTGCTGAAATTAAAGAGGAAAATAGCGTGTTAACAGCAGAATATATAGAGGCTGGAGTTGTTGGATTAGAACTATCAACCATTGCACTAGAAATAGCAGCGGAAGGAGTAGGATCCTTACTTGGTCCTGTAGGCGTTAGCATAGCAATAGGAACTATTATTTATGGTGCTGTTACTGGAAATATAGCATTAGATGAAAAACAAGAAAGAATCAGAGAGTTAAATGAGGAATATGAGAATATTTGGCTCGGGTTACAGGGAACTGAAATTCAAGCTGCGGTTTTGAATGACATCCAAATGCAATTAAATAACTTCTATGATGCAAATGATGGAATTATTACTTCTACAAGAGACTTGTATGAAGAATGGGATAGTGCATATGAAGGAATTCAAAATCTTAAGGATCAATTTGATGAAAGCAACATAAGCACGGACGAAATAAGAAATCTATTGCTTGATGCAAAAGAAAGCTGGAAAAACAGTAGAGCCCAAGCAGACTATATTAATAGCCAACTTAATTTGCAAACTTCTGTAGAAACATTAGATTTAGATTCAAAATAA
- a CDS encoding peptidase inhibitor family I36 protein — translation MLMFKKDTSLRICAIYLFLLITMSLFAATEVNAEEYVEVDYGTYQVYLPEATAAIETTHNKDLSGTSSNKDLSDSSSNDGYVAPHLEVPALEADQAFPFDTYENRTIFQGIDPVEYVPVNFDIFTGNNDHYYNSDYYENLSGESISVLNTALNEYDPDIDTFKAIYNPATQQFIYEFPPMDDTPEQLTLLLDKNSYFAQNLTLDVEEWWELAREGYQATGGPAHVSFDRSYGLSTAEQEQAVLTHGFGVETGVEYRSSVTEVGVETGWTASLTLSYNYSDSRSYAFTRTVQSNTSENFTADFGSSSGENSYKWAVYNLVTQTKVNYSNAPNFSELSIAFLLLDDYGLRPDMNSYIVKMTNQTYATMEVPIFPVDASLEAPQNLKAKSDFRNLTTTLSWDQVTDPNVEGFLVYKNDSIAGVIFDPSGTSWIDANIEPEKANMYWVRSFRNDNVFDTRIFYKTVSLPSNTVTETVSLTAASFRNMAIGCSIPINLSNQQIPAGERNYYNIYLGDPAAGGELMGQFEGESNSINLSPELYDLLMENSNEDFYIVQIVLYNGKSIVGPATSIPNNFTVTDTAFLYSSTGFNGDCITVSKDQRLSLSDYNFDNELSSMLVQGDVLVQLFPDINYGGYAQTIFTEDDGYAYVRDFNDKIIGADTVSSVKVTGQEDGAYIFSGSDYTGEYALIQNVKYGEYIETIRSLNLPSSGIANDDISSVKVNGPYAVVLYKDANYGGSNTVIKEDWGSLGSVGDNQASSLKLISGEGVHFFRGFNYSGDHKVYKNWNCGNITICDGGFPNDRLSSVLTIGNYGVALYQHTNYEGRFQAIRHRDPNLGSGTGNVGDNVTSSFKVFGKGVYLMNDTNYVPNGGYKKITSPGEYRSTDIIDFQENTLSSIFVVGYKATVYEDPNFGGNSEEFIDEVGGTRYLPDFSTTSIGNNAVSSIIVEDL, via the coding sequence ATGTTAATGTTTAAAAAAGATACTAGTTTAAGGATTTGTGCGATCTATTTATTCCTTTTGATCACAATGAGCTTATTCGCTGCTACAGAGGTAAATGCAGAAGAATATGTGGAGGTAGATTATGGTACCTATCAGGTATATTTGCCTGAAGCAACAGCAGCAATAGAAACTACTCATAATAAAGATTTGAGTGGTACTAGTAGTAATAAGGATTTGAGTGATAGTAGTAGTAATGATGGTTACGTAGCACCTCATCTTGAAGTTCCTGCTCTTGAAGCAGATCAAGCATTTCCATTTGATACGTATGAAAATAGAACTATTTTCCAAGGAATAGACCCAGTGGAATATGTACCGGTTAATTTTGATATATTTACAGGAAACAATGATCATTACTATAATTCTGATTATTATGAAAATCTCTCAGGAGAATCAATAAGCGTTTTAAATACCGCATTAAATGAATATGATCCTGATATTGATACGTTCAAAGCTATTTATAATCCAGCTACACAGCAATTTATATATGAATTTCCACCAATGGATGATACTCCAGAACAGCTTACACTTTTACTAGATAAAAATTCATACTTTGCTCAGAATCTCACATTAGATGTTGAGGAATGGTGGGAGTTAGCTAGAGAAGGATATCAAGCAACAGGAGGACCAGCACATGTTAGCTTCGATAGATCTTATGGTTTATCTACGGCAGAGCAAGAACAAGCGGTTCTTACCCATGGATTCGGAGTGGAGACTGGCGTAGAATATAGATCTTCAGTTACTGAAGTAGGAGTAGAAACAGGGTGGACAGCGAGTCTTACCTTGAGTTACAATTATTCAGATTCACGATCATATGCATTTACTAGAACAGTGCAATCTAATACATCAGAGAATTTCACAGCTGATTTTGGATCGAGTTCAGGAGAAAATTCATATAAATGGGCTGTATATAATTTAGTCACACAAACAAAAGTGAATTATTCAAATGCACCTAATTTCAGCGAACTTTCTATTGCTTTTCTTCTTTTAGATGATTATGGACTTAGACCTGATATGAACTCTTATATTGTAAAAATGACGAATCAAACGTACGCTACGATGGAAGTACCTATTTTTCCAGTAGATGCATCATTAGAAGCACCTCAAAATTTAAAAGCTAAATCAGATTTTCGAAACTTAACAACAACACTTTCTTGGGATCAAGTGACAGATCCGAATGTGGAAGGTTTTCTAGTCTATAAAAATGATAGTATTGCTGGAGTTATCTTTGATCCATCAGGAACAAGTTGGATTGATGCGAATATAGAGCCTGAAAAAGCTAATATGTATTGGGTAAGATCATTTCGTAATGATAATGTATTTGATACAAGAATATTTTATAAAACGGTGTCACTCCCTAGTAATACAGTTACCGAAACGGTGTCTTTAACAGCCGCATCTTTTAGAAATATGGCAATTGGTTGTTCTATCCCTATTAATTTGTCAAATCAGCAAATTCCTGCTGGGGAAAGAAATTATTATAATATATATCTTGGAGACCCAGCTGCGGGTGGGGAATTGATGGGTCAGTTTGAAGGGGAAAGTAATTCTATAAACTTATCTCCTGAGTTATATGACTTATTAATGGAAAATTCAAATGAAGATTTCTATATTGTGCAAATAGTGCTTTACAATGGTAAATCAATTGTAGGACCAGCTACTAGTATTCCTAATAATTTTACAGTAACAGATACTGCATTTTTGTATTCAAGCACAGGATTCAACGGGGATTGTATTACAGTAAGTAAGGATCAACGATTAAGTTTAAGTGATTATAATTTTGATAACGAGTTATCTTCAATGTTAGTTCAAGGGGATGTACTTGTCCAACTTTTTCCTGACATAAACTATGGAGGGTATGCGCAAACGATTTTCACAGAGGATGACGGATATGCTTATGTTCGTGATTTTAATGATAAGATTATAGGAGCGGATACTGTATCTTCTGTAAAGGTAACAGGCCAGGAAGATGGTGCCTATATATTTTCTGGATCAGATTATACAGGTGAGTACGCACTGATCCAAAATGTAAAGTATGGTGAGTATATTGAAACTATAAGAAGTTTGAACTTACCATCATCAGGTATAGCAAACGACGATATATCATCAGTGAAAGTGAATGGTCCATATGCAGTAGTCCTATATAAGGATGCTAACTATGGAGGTTCAAACACAGTAATTAAAGAGGATTGGGGAAGTTTAGGCAGCGTTGGTGACAACCAAGCTTCATCATTAAAACTTATAAGTGGTGAAGGTGTCCATTTTTTCAGAGGCTTTAATTATTCAGGTGATCATAAAGTTTACAAGAACTGGAATTGTGGCAATATTACAATTTGTGATGGTGGATTCCCTAATGATAGATTATCATCCGTGTTAACTATTGGAAACTATGGTGTTGCATTATATCAGCACACCAATTATGAAGGTAGATTTCAAGCCATTAGACACAGAGATCCTAACTTGGGGAGTGGTACTGGAAATGTAGGGGATAATGTAACTTCATCGTTTAAAGTTTTTGGAAAAGGTGTTTATTTAATGAATGATACTAATTACGTTCCGAATGGCGGATACAAGAAAATAACATCGCCTGGAGAATATAGATCAACAGATATAATTGACTTTCAAGAAAATACACTAAGTTCAATATTTGTTGTCGGTTATAAAGCAACAGTGTACGAAGATCCTAATTTTGGCGGAAATAGTGAAGAGTTTATTGATGAAGTCGGTGGAACTCGCTACCTTCCAGATTTTAGCACCACTAGCATTGGAAATAATGCTGTAAGTTCTATCATAGTTGAAGATTTGTAA